Below is a genomic region from Campylobacter geochelonis.
CTCTCACAACCTAATGCTATGATTTTTTTATCCAAAGAGATTTCCATATCATTTAGGGCTGAAGTTGAGAATTTATGTGAGTAAGTTACACTCTTTGTTTCTAAATCATAAAAGTAAATTTCGTTACTCAAACTTGCAAAAACCATAGTTTTATCATCGATAAATAGTGCTTTTTTGATACTTTGGTTTTCTAAATTTAGCGATTTTAGCTTTTCATCTTTATATATAAATAAAACTTTTTTACCATAATCGCCTTCGCCTAACATCGCTATAACACCGTTTAACTCATCTGTGCTAAAAATTTTAGCCTTTTGCTCATCGCTAAAATATGTTTTTATCGTTGGTATGGTTAAACTTTTGCTAAACTGATTTGAATCTAAATCATAAATTTGCATTTCTCCGCCATCAGTTGAGATATAGAGTAAATTCTTTTTTAAATTTATATTCATAACATTAGAATTTGTTTCTATCACGTTTAAAAGCTCGGCTGAAAAAAGCAGACTCAAACTAGCAAAAAAACAGATTAAAACTCTCATAACATCTCCTTAAATGGCATTTAGCGTGATGGAATTTTTAAAACACGCCGATAAACACTCTCCACAACCAACGCACTTTTGGCTAACCATAGGTCTAAAAACGCCTAAAAACTCAATAGCTTTAAACCTACAAGAATCCAAGCAGTTAAAACAAATCGTATCATTCCACGCAAGGCATGAGTTTATGTTTATAACTGCGCTGGCTTGAATTTGACTACTAAATTTAAGATCTAGCACGCCTCTTTTTGTCTGCATACAGGCTTTTGCGCACTCTTCGCAAAAATTACAACCTAAATTTAACACTTTAAACTCGACCATATCGCCATTATAGCTTAACAAATTTCTATCGCATGCCAAAACACACGGCGCATGGCAATCTATGCAGTTAAACAAAGAGCTAAAATATGGCGGAGTTATGGGCTTTTTGCTCTTTACAAAAAGCCCTCTTTTTTGCGTATCCAACTCAAAACCTACTTAACGCCTTGGTTTAAAATGTCAAGTAAATTTGAGCTTGTTTTTGAACTTTCTTCTCTAAATTTAGGATCAAAATCGTTTTTAACTAAAACTGGCATGTTAGCTTGTGGAACGTGGCAGATAGTACACTCATATCTTGAACCATCAAGCTGACCTTTATCAGACTTTCCTGTGCGTAAATCCACCAAATGCGATTTTGGCACAGACGTAGCGCCTACATCTTTAGCGACATCTGGCATATGGCAAGTAATACACATATTTAAATCTTTTGTTATAGGAACTAAACCTTCTAAATCATGTGAGATTAGCGGTGGAGCGTTTTCAAAAGATCTTGTGTACTTAGTCGCAAGACCTGGAGCGTCGGCTGTGTAGTTCACATCTACTAATTTAACTTTGTTTTCATCTAGCAAATTTGCTTTTCTTAGCCCGATATTTGCATCATCAATTTGTGCAGCCCATAAAGCGGCAACCGCCATAGTGCTTAATAACACCTTTTTCATATCAACCTTCCTTATTATTTTTTATACTAAAATTTAGTGCATTGTGTTGGCAGATATCTACACATCTTCCACAGCTTATGCATTCACTCGCAACAAAACCATCGTTTTTACCGACCATTTTTAACACATCAACCTCAGGACATACAACTTTACAATCCATACATTTAGTACAGTTTTGCGCTATATGTTCAACTCTAATAAGACTAAATTTGCCTATCACAGCGTAAAATGCGCCAAGCGGACATATGCGAGAACATATACCTCTATCTACTATAAATGTATCAAAAACAAAAATAGCAAAGATAACGCCTATGGCAACTGAATTTGTAAAGATAATGCCTCTTTGAACTACGCCTATAAAACTTATATTTTCAAAAGCTGGCATTGATAAAACAAAGCTTAAAATAAGGCTTAAAGCTAGAAAATAGTATCTAAAACTTTTTGGGATATTTAGAAAATTTCTATCTTTTGAGTAGCTAAGTTTTTTCCTTATAAAGTATGCGAAGTCTGTTATTAAATTTATCGGACAAACCCACGCACAAAACGCTCTTGGTGCGACTAATGCGTATACTAAAAAGATTATCAAAGCTCCAGTTATAGCAACTGAGTTTATGCTAAAAGTAGCAAGATAAATTTGAAGCACGGCAAAAGGATCGCTTAGAGGAATTTTACCAAAAAGCATAGAACTGCTTAAATCGCCCTTTAAAATAGGCAAAA
It encodes:
- a CDS encoding WD40 repeat domain-containing protein; the protein is MRVLICFFASLSLLFSAELLNVIETNSNVMNINLKKNLLYISTDGGEMQIYDLDSNQFSKSLTIPTIKTYFSDEQKAKIFSTDELNGVIAMLGEGDYGKKVLFIYKDEKLKSLNLENQSIKKALFIDDKTMVFASLSNEIYFYDLETKSVTYSHKFSTSALNDMEISLDKKIIALGCESGKVYLFDVKAKKISKTLDLHKDNIYDVAISQNGVVVSGSADKNAGLVANEKTKMLNATFLVYAVGVSQDGTKAAFMSDENSDITIFNTQNLSTIDVVKTEQSTINGILFYKNNMLISSAYEKDIKIWRY
- the napH gene encoding quinol dehydrogenase ferredoxin subunit NapH produces the protein MKINIIRRISQVAILLFFILGNLGILPILKGDLSSSMLFGKIPLSDPFAVLQIYLATFSINSVAITGALIIFLVYALVAPRAFCAWVCPINLITDFAYFIRKKLSYSKDRNFLNIPKSFRYYFLALSLILSFVLSMPAFENISFIGVVQRGIIFTNSVAIGVIFAIFVFDTFIVDRGICSRICPLGAFYAVIGKFSLIRVEHIAQNCTKCMDCKVVCPEVDVLKMVGKNDGFVASECISCGRCVDICQHNALNFSIKNNKEG
- a CDS encoding nitrate reductase cytochrome c-type subunit yields the protein MKKVLLSTMAVAALWAAQIDDANIGLRKANLLDENKVKLVDVNYTADAPGLATKYTRSFENAPPLISHDLEGLVPITKDLNMCITCHMPDVAKDVGATSVPKSHLVDLRTGKSDKGQLDGSRYECTICHVPQANMPVLVKNDFDPKFREESSKTSSNLLDILNQGVK
- a CDS encoding 4Fe-4S ferredoxin; translated protein: MDTQKRGLFVKSKKPITPPYFSSLFNCIDCHAPCVLACDRNLLSYNGDMVEFKVLNLGCNFCEECAKACMQTKRGVLDLKFSSQIQASAVININSCLAWNDTICFNCLDSCRFKAIEFLGVFRPMVSQKCVGCGECLSACFKNSITLNAI